The following proteins are co-located in the Paludibaculum fermentans genome:
- a CDS encoding PadR family transcriptional regulator yields the protein MDLLQGTLEMLVLRTLLFAPLHGYGIAKAIRSSSNEALDIEFGSLYPALKRLELKGWIESSWEVSEHKRRAKYYQLTAEGRKQLQQEHSKWAEFVAAVGHVMGPLPQGGKS from the coding sequence ATGGACCTCCTGCAAGGAACCCTCGAGATGCTCGTGTTGCGGACCCTCCTGTTCGCGCCCCTGCATGGATACGGCATAGCCAAGGCCATCCGTAGCAGTTCGAACGAGGCGCTCGACATTGAATTCGGCTCGTTGTACCCCGCGTTGAAGCGGCTGGAATTGAAGGGCTGGATCGAGTCGAGTTGGGAGGTCTCCGAACACAAACGGCGCGCGAAGTATTACCAGTTGACCGCGGAAGGCCGCAAACAGCTGCAACAGGAGCATTCGAAGTGGGCCGAGTTCGTGGCCGCCGTCGGCCATGTAATGGGACCCTTGCCGCAAGGAGGCAAGTCGTGA